In one window of Natator depressus isolate rNatDep1 chromosome 12, rNatDep2.hap1, whole genome shotgun sequence DNA:
- the LOC141996381 gene encoding chymotrypsinogen A-like: protein MAALWLLSCLALLGAAHGCGVQEIQPIISGYARIVNGEEAVPGSWPWQVSLQSKTNSWHFCGGSLVSKRWVVTAAHCGVTKSNVVVLGEHDRSSSQEKVQKLAIQEVFTHPQYSSSTTSNDIALIKLATAAELGSTVAPVCLAAAGDQYQSGQLCVTTGWGRTRYNALSTPSKLQQTALPLLTNKECKTYWSGDILDSMICAGAAGSSSCMGDSGGPLVCQENGVWHLVGIVSWGSSRCATTMPGVYARVSLLRAWADGIMASN from the exons ATGGCTGCTCTGTGGCTGCTCTCCTGCCTGGCACTCCTCGGCGCGGCTCATG GCTGTGGTGTGCAGGAAATCCAGCCCATCATCAGTGGCTACGCCCGCATAGTGAATGGCGAGGAGGCGGTTCCCGGATCCTGGCCCTGGCAGGTCTCCCTGCAA TCGAAGACGAACAGCTGGCACTTCTGTGGCGGCTCCCTGGTCAGTAAGCGTTGGGTGGTGACAGCTGCCCACTGCGGAGTGAC GAAATCCAACGTGGTGGTGCTCGGGGAACACGACCGCAGCTCCTCCCAAGAGAAAGTGCAGAAACTGGCCATCCAGGAG GTTTTCACCCACCCGCAGTATAGCTCCTCCACCACCAGCAATGACATCGCGCTCATCAAGCTGGCCACAGCCGCGGAGCTGGGCAGCACTGTGGCCCCCGTGTGCCTGGCAGCCGCCGGGGACCAGTACCAGAGTGGCCAGCTCTGCGTCACCACTGGCTGGGGCAGGACCCGCTACAACG CCTTAAGCACCCCAAGCAAACTGCAGCAGACGGCGCTGCCCCTGCTGACCAACAAGGAGTGTAAAACCTACTGGAGCGGTGACATCCTGGACTCCATGATCTGCGCTGGAGCAGCAggctcctcctcctgcatg GGTGACTCCGGCGGCCCCCTTGTCTGCCAGGAGAACGGAGTCTGGCATCTAGTGGGCATCGTGTCCTGGGGCAGCAGCCGCTGTGCCACCACCATGCCAGGCGTCTACGCCCGCGTAAGCCTGCTCCGTGCATGGGCCGACGGCATCATGGCCAGCAACTGA
- the LOC141996800 gene encoding chymotrypsinogen B-like, which produces MAFLWLLPCLAFLGAAHGKCHPASFDCQQGLEGPEPGKGLSATGSSREDAGCGLPAIQPVISGYAQIVNGETAVPGSWPWQVSLQHNTSFHFCGGSLISENWVVTTAHCSVSTSDRVVLGEFDQGSPAEDVQVLQIAQVFKNPSFSMLTVKNDITLLKLASPAKLTARVSPVCLPEATDDFLGGLTCVTTGWGLTDPKAQNTPDKLQQVALPLLTNTQCKTYWGFRIADVMICAGAAGASSCMGDSGGPLVCQQDGTWTLVGIVSWGSSTCSPSAPGVYAHVTKLRAWIDQTIAAN; this is translated from the exons ATGGCTTTCCTctggctcctgccctgcctcGCCTTCCTGGGCGCTGCCCATGGAAAGTGCCACCCGGCCTCCTTCGACTGCCAGCAGGGGCTGGaaggcccagagccggggaagGGTCTCTCTGCCACAGGGAGCTCCCGAGAAGATGCAG GCTGCGGCCTCCCTGCCATCCAGCCTGTCATCAGCGGCTATGCACAAATCGTGAACGGCGAGACGGCGGTTCCTGGATCCTGGCCCTGGCAGGTCTCCCTGCAG cacaacACCAGCTTCCATTTCTGTGGCGGCTCCCTGATCAGCGAGAACTGGGTGGTCACCACTGCCCACTGCAGCGTCAG CACCAGTGACCGTGTGGTTCTGGGGGAATTTGACCAAGGCTCTCCGGCCGAGGATGTGCAAGTCCTGCAGATCGCCCAG GTTTTCAAGAACCCCAGTTTCAGCATGTTAACCGTGAAGAATGACATCACCCTGCTGAAGCTGGCCTCCCCAGCCAAGCTGACAGCCCGCGTGTCCCCTGTGTGCCTGCCCGAGGCCACCGATGACTTCCTCGGAGGCCTGACCTGCGTGACCACGGGCTGGGGCCTGACTGATCCCAAGG CTCAGAACACCCCAGACAAGCTGCAGCAGGTGGCCCTACCCCTGCTGACCAACACGCAGTGCAAGACCTACTGGGGCTTCAGGATCGCGGACGTCATGATCTGCGCGGGCGCtgctggagcctcctcctgcatg GGCGACTCCGGCGGCCCCCTGGTGTGCCAGCAGGATGGCACCTGGACCCTGGTGGGGATCGTCTCCTGGGGAAGCAGCACCTGCTCCCCCTCCGCGCCCGGCGTTTATGCCCACGTCACCAAGCTCAGGGCCTGGATCGACCAGACCATCGCGGCCAATTAA